From Penaeus monodon isolate SGIC_2016 chromosome 6, NSTDA_Pmon_1, whole genome shotgun sequence, the proteins below share one genomic window:
- the LOC119574187 gene encoding E3 ubiquitin-protein ligase HECTD1-like isoform X7, translated as MEDSMMADVDPETLLEWLQMGQGEERDMQLIALEQLCMLLLMSDNVDRCFESCPPRTFLPALCRIFLDECAPDNVLEVTARAITYYLDVSAECTRRITTVEGAIKAMCNRLVVADVTSRTSKDLAEQCIKVLELICTREAGAVFEAGGLNCVLSFIRDNGHLVHKDTLHSAMHLVSRLCGKMEPADPGLAPCVESLSTLLRHEDQHVADGALRCFASLADRFTRRAQDPAPLAQHCLVTHLLARLAGAAPQPAPGAAAAAPGAPAATPENSKTSASVSTVISLLSTLCRGSPSITHNLLRSELPDAIEKALQGDERCVLDTMRLVDLLLVLLFEGRKALPKSGMSTVASRLPGLRRMDSSGEKTHRQLIDCIRSKDTDALIDAIDSGGIEVNFMDDVGQTLLNWASAFGTQEMVEFLCERGADVNKGQRSSSLHYAACFGRPQIAKVLLRHGANPDLRDEDGKTPLDKARERNDEGHREVAAILQSPAEWLVVADGKDKKTVEEGNSANIEGEAEIGEPRGDVEMAPVYLSRLLPVFCHTFQATMVHTVRKASLSILRKMVHYIPAPLLHQVCGGEGTTISTSTNNINASTSTANTLLGSQLVEVIALVLGNEEDEDGHLVALQMVDDLLSKAAPLLLEHCARLGVISKVGSLAGPSDPPIEEYSSKGKDDQEQLTLGELLTSSHLFGLHRKEGDEPGMEDAKEVVPGKAYHWRDWCVARGRDCLYIWSDAAALELSNGSNGWFRFILDGKLATMYSSGSPEGGSESTAENRSEFLEKLQRAKSAVRPGSPSQPVLSTPGPARLVIGNWSLQCKKEGELHIHNSDGQQQATILREDLPGFIFESNRNTKHSFTAETSLGPEFHAGWTGRRGKRFRSKVEAMKQKVKGLARDVYEKYFKAAQTQPRGVVAKLGNIVAQIERACQKQVSNKNSGEWTEILRAAVEDLVTLLRDESTVSAYELHSSGLVQALLTLLSPGTAQHIPEDNRQVSQRRLNKMIKQRRNVFKSCFKDKVDEETATISTSVSPGTQLVRKLVSVLESAEKLPLYIYDIPGAGSGLQVLSRRLRFRLERAPGESSLIDRNGRTLKMEPLATVEQLERYLLKMVAKQWYDFDRASFAFVRKLKEGQKLTFKCNRDFDENGIIYWIGTNAKTAYEWVNPASVGLVVVTSSEGRNLPYGRLEDILSRDPSALNCHTNDDKRAWFAIDLGVWFVPSAYTLRHARGYGRSALRNWMFQVSKDGMTWTTLYTHVDDCSLNEPGSTHTWFIQPQQDEKTGWRHVRIQQTGKNASGQTHYLSLSGLELYGTVTGVCEDLGRAAKEAEANLRRQRRLVKSQMVKHMVVGARVVRGLDWKWRDQDGNPPSEGTITGELHNGWIDVTWDHGASNSYRMGAEGKYDLKLAPGYDPESPQVSIVSTGISSSSSNTSTTSAPASSIPTITTAIKTTKVVSTEVSQGTSVLTSRKCSSTPSLPQATTDTHKHSVAASEQAASDDNLTAKAAETVAENVLSVASAEALLSVEGSGRDKGSELATLVQSLSLHDRDLTSDFSDAMSSLESVLNTSDIKSGTGDMSEAMTVMDVGLHPTADSSKSGHLAQAGECPAVTVNEEKLGELGNLGISGSVSSSSSSIGGVSSSSRKRCGGVVTGEGKRDCTGRSAMSSQPMSVSVPNLTSADSEPLTHSLLETFAQVARRRGGSATMPPGSGICGSGGVAPHAPNVPASVTNMRTGLGQLIGGPPPTLAHPVFSPSTHSMSSLVRLALSSHFHLPGSGLLSTAQSYPTLTSSTTSTTSTTTTGAAASSTTNQPSTNLATFPHGLTMSLTSTSSDSEQVSLEDFLESCRASTLLAELTDDELPDPDDDENDDDDNDDDDDDYEEEEECYEVSISSFRQVRNGKRRGWDDEFVIKRQFPALIPAFDPRPGRTNVNQTQDLEIPAPGTEDHLCDAPTEVVSGPRLSLTLRGPNLPGIPEVDVPITKSSSTIFSVVQTLVNTANFPSRQERLRRIWEPTYTLVYGEAREDEGTEGETSGHQSFQRRSSRTNILTEAAGSTHPGSTSTTATGDPSVEDVLQLLRQLFILGQDSAAAEKTDSPMDTLGVRCEEFESKKVGNKLVQQVGEAVVLACGALPSWCEDLTYATPMLFPFDTRHLYFNCTAFGPERSLVWLQSQRDVSVERRGGLRRDDPHEYRVGRLKHERVTVPRGPNLLQWAQQVMHIHAARKSILEVEFREEEGTGLGPTLEFYALVAGELQRADLGMWLCDDQTADPITPPALDGGNGNGDSQARPPGYYIRRQGGLFPAPLPQDSSVCDKAVELFTFLGIFLAKTLQDNRLVDLPLSRPFLKLMCHGEFANVKDRGIAGSAIKPRGGLSSLPAEEDLMTSSIISEESEKELELDPPKYRITDTQPWFTGLLTLEDLCEVDEERGGFLQQLKSLVAIKQQIVNDTSITEEDRRLQLHNLALPLPSSSQGAGPPAVRLEDLCLTMQYAAPSRHLGYTSIELRSGGSDQEVTLDNVEDYLDLTLNWALESGIRRQLEAFRAGFCQVFPLKKLGAFSPDELRLMLCGDQAPMWTREDILAYTEPKLGYTRDSPGFLRLVNILVGLTAEERKAFLQFTTGCSSLPPGGLANLHPRLTVVRKVDAGDGSYPSVNTCVHYLKLPDYSSENIMKERLLAATREKGFHLN; from the exons GTGCAGCACCCCAGCCTGCTCCaggggctgctgctgctgctccagGTGCACCTGCTGCCACGCCAGAAAACTCAAAGACATCTGCATCTGTCTCCACTGTGATCTCCCTGCTCTCCACACTTTGTAGAGGCTCACCCAGTATTACTCAT aatCTGTTGAGATCTGAACTACCTGATGCCATAGAGAAAGCCCTACAAGGAGATGAGCGCTGTGTGCTGGACACCATGCGCTTAGTAGACCTATTGCTGGTGCTGCTTTTTGAAGGGCGAAAAGCCCTGCCGAAGTCAGGGATGAGCACTGTGGCAAGCCGTCTGCCAGGGCTGAGGAGAATGGACAGTTCTGGAGAGAAGACTCATCGTCAGCTTATAGATTGCATTAGAAGTAAAGATACAGATGCTCTCATAGATGCCATAGACAGTGGAGGTATTGAAGTGAATTTTATGGATGATGTGGGTCAGACCCTCCTCAACTGGGCATCAGCCTTTGGTACTCAGGAGATGGTGGAGTTCCTTTGTGAAAGAGGTGCTGATGTTAATAAAG GCCAAAGATCATCCTCTCTTCACTATGCAGCATGCTTCGGCCGCCCACAAATAGCCAAAGTTTTATTGCGTCACGGTGCAAACCCTGACCTCCGGGATGAAGATGGGAAGACTCCCTTAGATAAAGCAAGGGAAAGAAATGATGAAGGTCACAGAGAAGTTGCAGCCATCCTGCAGAGCCCAGCTGAATGGCTGGTAGTGGCAGATGGAAAG GATAAGAAAACAGTAGAAGAGGGAAACAGTGCAAATATTGAAGGCGAGGCAGAAATTGGAGAACCACGTGGTGATGTGGAAATGGCACCAGTGTACCTCAGTCGTCTTCTTCCTGTGTTCTGTCACACCTTCCAAGCCACAATGGTCCACACAGTTCGGAAGGCTTCGCTTAGTATTTTAAGGAAGATGGTACATTATATACCTGCACCACTGCTTCATCAG GTTTGTGGTGGTGAGGGGACAACAATCAGCACAAGCACTAACAATATCAATGCAAGTACCAGTACTGCCAACACCCTTCTGGGCTCGCAGTTAGTGGAGGTCATTGCTCTTGTCCTTGGcaatgaggaagatgaagacggTCACCTGGTGGCGCTGCAGATGGTAGATGACCTCTTGAGCAAGGCTGCCCCTTTGCTGTTGGAACACTGTGCTCGTCTGGGGGTCATCAGTAAAGTAGGGTCATTGGCAGGCCCATCTGACCCGCCCATTGAAGAATATAGCTCAAAGGGCAAGGATGATCag GAGCAGCTCACGCTTGGTGAACTCCTTACAAGCAGTCACTTGTTTGGACTTCATCGTAAG GAGGGAGATGAGCCAGGTATGGAGGATGCCAAGGAGGTGGTTCCTGGGAAGGCCTACCACTGGCGGGACTGGTGTGTGGCCCGGGGAAGGGACTGCCTCTACATTTGGAGCGATGCAGCCGCACTAGAGCTGTCCAATGGATCAAATGGCTGGTTCCGCTTCATCCTGGACGGGAAGCTGGCCACCATGTACTCGTCGGGGAGCCCTGAGGGGGGATCAGAGAGCACAG CAGAGAACCGCAGTGAATTTCTAGAGAAGCTTCAGCGGGCCAAGTCAGCTGTGAGACCGGGGAGCCCCAGCCAGCCTGTTTTGTCCACTCCAGGGCCTGCACGATTGGTCATTGGGAACTGGTCTTTGCAGTGCAAGAAG GAGGGTGAGCTTCACATCCACAACTCTGACGGTCAGCAACAAGCCACTATCTTGAGAGAAGACCTGCCTGGCTTCATTTTTGAGAGTAACAGGAACACCAAGCACTCCTTCACAGCTGAAACATCCCTGGGCCCAGAGTTCCATGCTGGGTGGACAGGACGGCGAGGAAAGAGGTTCCGATCTAAAGTGGAGGCAATGAAACAGAAG GTCAAAGGTTTAGCCCGTGATGTTTACGAAAAATACTTCAAAGCAGCACAGACGCAGCCACGTGGGGTGGTAGCCAAATTAGGAAATATTGTGGCACAAATTGAAAGGGCTTGTCAGAAACAG GTTAGTAACAAGAACAGTGGAGAATGGACGGAGATCCTGAGAGCTGCAGTCGAGGACCTAGTCACCCTCCTGCGCGATGAAAGCACAGTCTCTGCTTATGAGTTACATTCTTCTGGCCTCGTTCAAGCTCTTCTAACGCTTCTCAGCCCAGGCACAGCTCAGCATATCCCTGAGGACAACAGACAGGTTTCCCAGCGACGACTCAACAAGATGATCAAGCAGCGGAGAAATGTCTTCAAGAGCTGCTTTAAG GACAAAGTAGATGAAGAGACAGCCACAATTAGCACTTCTGTAAGCCCTGGGACACAGCTTGTACGCAAACTGGTGTCAGTGCTAGAGAGTGCTGAAAAActaccattgtatatatatgacattcctGGAGCTGGTTCGGGCCTGCAGGTGTTGAGTAGACGTCTTAGATTTAGACTCGAAAGAGCACCTGGAGAGAGCTCTCTGATTGACAGGAATGGAAGAACCTTGAAG ATGGAACCACTGGCCACAGTTGAGCAACTTGAGCGATACCTTCTAAAAATGGTTGCAAAGCAGTGGTATGATTTTGATAGAGCCTCCTTTGCTTTTGTCCGCAAACTGAAGGAGGGCCAGAAACTCACATTTAAATGCAACAGAGATTTCGATGAGAATGGCATTATTTATTGGATTGGAACAAATGCAAA GACTGCATATGAATGGGTGAATCCAGCGTCTGTTGGCCTAGTGGTAGTGACCTCTAGTGAGGGGCGCAATCTTCCCTATGGACGTCTAGAAGATATACTTAGCCGTGACCCATCAGCCTTGAACTGCCACACCAATGATGATAAGCGAGCCTGGTTTGCTATTGATCTTGGTGTATGGTTTGTGCCGTCAGCTTATACTCTCCGACATGCAAGAGGTTACGGCAGATCAGCCCTTCGTAACTGGATGTTCCAG GTTTCTAAAGATGGCATGACTTGGACAACCTTGTACACTCATGTGGATGATTGCTCACTCAATGAGCCAGGTAGCACTCACACATGGTTCATTCAGCCACAACAAGATGAAAAG ACTGGATGGAGACACGTACGTATTCAGCAAACAGGTAAAAATGCATCTGGTCAGAcccattacctctctctctctgggcttgAGCTCTATGGCACAGTCACAGGTGTTTGTGAGGACCTGGGCAGAGCAGCCAAGGAAGCAGAGGCAAATTTGCGAAGGCAGAGGAGACTGGTGAAGTCACAG ATGGTGAAGCACATGGTAGTTGGAGCACGTGTGGTACGTGGACTAGACTGGAAGTGGCGTGACCAGGATGGCAACCCCCCAAGCGAAGGAACCATTACAGGCGAACTTCATAATG GCTGGATTGACGTCACCTGGGATCACGGAGCCTCCAACAGCTACCGCATGGGTGCAGAGGGCAAGTATGATCTCAAGCTGGCCCCTGGCTATGATCCTGAGTCTCCTCAGGTGTCCATTGTGTCCACAGGCATCAGCAGTTCATCCAGCAACACCTCCACCACATCTGCACCTGCTTCGTCAATACCCACAATCACCACAGCCATAAAGACCACCAAG GTGGTAAGCACAGAAGTCAGCCAAGGTACAAGTGTACTCACAAGTCGCAAGTGTAGCTCGACACCTTCACTACCTCAggcaaccacagacacacacaaacactctgtGGCGGCATCCGAGCAGGCAGCATCTGATGACAATCTCACTGCAAAG GCTGCTGAGACAGTTGCAGAAAATGTGCTGAGTGTGGCCAGTGCTGAGGCTCTCCTGAGCGTGGAAGGCAGTGGGCGGGACAAAGGCTCAGAATTAGCCACCCTAGTACAGTCACTCAGCCTGCATGACCGTGACCTCACCTCTGATTTCTCCGATGCCATGTCCTCTTTGGAGTCTGTGCTCAATACCTCTGATATCAAATCTGGTACGGGTGATATGAGTGAGGCCATGACTGTTATGGATGTGGGGCTGCACCCAACTGCAGACAGCAGCAAATCAGGCCACTTAGCCCAAGCAGGAGAATGCCCGGCTGTGACTGTCAATGAAGAAAAGCTCGGTGAGCTGGGCAACCTAGGGATCAGTGGCAGtgtgagcagcagcagcagcagcattggtGGTGTCAGCAGTAGCAGCAGGAAGCGATGTGGGGGTGTTGTGACGGGTGAGGGTAAGAGGGACTGCACTGGGCGCTCCGCCATGTCCTCACAGCCTATGAGTGTTAGTGTGCCCAACCTGACCAGTGCTGATTCTGAACCATTGACACACAGTCTGCTGGAGACCTTTGCCCAGGTGGCCAGGCGGCGGGGGGGATCAGCTACCATGCCACCCGGCTCTGGGATCTGTGGCAGTGGGGGGGTGGCACCCCATGCTCCCAATGTGCCTGCTAGTGTCACTAATATGCGCACAGGTTTAGGTCAGCTGATAGGTGGGCCACCCCCGACCCTGGCTCATCCAGTGTTCTCGCCCTCCACCCACTCCATGTCCAGTCTGGTCCGTCTGGCCCTCTCCTCACACTTCCACCTCCCAG GATCTGGGCTCCTGAGCACAGCGCAGAGCTACCCGACATTGACCTCCAGCACCACCTCAACTACCTCCACCACTACCACGGGCGCTGCGGCTTCCTCCACCACCAACCAGCCCTCTACCAACCTAGCCACCTTCCCCCACGGCCTGACCATGAGCCTCACCTCAACGTCCAGTGACTCGGAACAAGTTAGCCTAGAG GATTTCCTTGAAAGCTGTCGGGCAAGTACACTGCTTGCAGAGTTGACAGATGATGAACTGCCGGatcctgatgatgatgaaaatgatgatgatgacaatgatgacgatgatgatgattatgaggaagaagaggagtgctATGAAGTCAGT ATTTCCTCGTTCCGTCAGGTCCGTAACGGCAAGAGAAGAGGGTGGGATGATGAGTTTGTCATAAAGAGACAATTCCCAGCTCTCATTCCAGCCTTTGACCCTCGTCCAGGACGTACTAATGTAAACCAAACGCAGG ATCTGGAGATTCCAGCCCCAGGCACGGAGGACCACTTATGCGATGCGCCAACAGAGGTGGTAAGCGGACCTCGGCTCAGTCTCACTCTGAGGGGACCCAATCTCCCTGGGATACCAGAAGTTGATGTGCCCATTACTAAGAGTTCTTCAACCATCTTTAGTGTTGTTCAGACTTTAGTGAACACTGCCAATTTCCCTTCACGTCAGGAGAGATTGAGACGGATTTGGGAGCCAACGTACAC TCTTGTCTATGGTGAGGCTCGTGAAGATGAGGGCACAGAAGGGGAAACCTCTGGCCACCAATCCTTCCAACGTCGCAGTTCCCGAACCAACATCCTCACTGAAGCCGCGGGCTCAACACACCCCGGCAGCACAAGCACTACTGCCACTGGGGATCCTTCAGTGGAGGATGTGCTACAGCTGCTACGTCAGTTATTTATTTTAGGACAGGATAGTGCTGCAGCAG aAAAAACAGATTCACCAATGGATACATTAGGAGTAAGGTGCGAAGAGTTTGAATCCAAGAAAGTTGGAAATAAGCTAGTCCAGCAG gtgGGAGAGGCTGTTGTCCTGGCCTGCGGTGCACTTCCGTCATGGTGCGAAGACTTGACCTATGCGACTCCCATGCTGTTTCCCTTTGACACTAGACACCTTTACTTCAACTGCACTGCATTTGGTCCAGAGAG ATCCTTGGTGTGGCTCCAAAGTCAACGCGACGTTAGTGTCGAACGTCGTGGAGGCTTGAGACGAGATGACCCACATGAATACAGGGTGGGACGGCTCAAGCACGAGAGGGTCACTGTTCCTCGTGGCCCCAATCTGTTGCAGTGGGCTCAGCAG GTCATGCACATTCATGCAGCACGCAAATCTATCCTTGAGGTTGAATTCCGTGAAGAGGAAGGCACTGGCTTGGGCCCCACTCTGGAATTCTATGCACTGGTGGCAGGAGAGCTACAGCGTGCTGACCTTGGAATGTGGCTGTGTGATGACCAGACTGCAGACCCCATCACCCCCCCAGCTCTTGATGGGGGTAATGGGAATGGGGATTCTCAGGCCAGACCTCCAGGATATTACATCCGTCGCCAGGGAGGCCTCTTCCCTGCTCCCCTTCCTCAGGATAGCTCTGTTTGTGACAAAGCTGTTGAATTATTCACCTTCTTGGGAATATTCCTTGCCAAGACTTTGCAGGATAACAGACTTGTGGACTTGCCATTGTCTCGTCCTTTCCTCAAACTCATGTGCCATGGTGAGTTTGCCAATGTGAAGGACAGAGGCATTGCTGGAAGCGCTATCAAGCCTCGTGGAGGATTGTCGTCTCTGCCTGCAGAGGAGGATCTCATGACCTCCTCTATCATTAgtgaggagagcgagaaggagttGGAATTAGACCCTCCCAAGTACCGCATCACAGATACTCAGCCCTG GTTTACAGGGCTGCTTACCTTAGAGGACTTGTGTGAAGTGGATGAAGAACGGGGAGGATTCTTGCAGCAACTCAAATCTCTCGTGGCCATCAAGCAGCAGATTGTTAATGATACATCCATCACAGAGGAGGATCGGCGCCTCCAGCTCCACAACCTGGCCCTTCCATTGCCAAGCAGCAGCCAGGGTGCAGGACCTCCAGCAGTCAGACTAGAGGACCTGTGTCTTACCATGCAGTATGCTGCTCCTTCACGCCACTTGGGTTACACTTCCATTGAGCTCAGGTCAGGAGGATCTGACCAGGAGGTAACCCTAGACAATGTGGAGGATTATCTTGATCTTACCTTGAACTGGGCTCTGGAGAGTGGCATTAGAAGGCAGTTGGAAGCTTTCCGGGCAGGATTCTGCCAGGTGTTCCCTCTAAAGAAACTTGGTGCATTTAGTCCAGATGAATTAAGGCTGATGTTGTGTGGTGACCAGGCACCCATGTGGACACGTGAGGATATCCTGGCTTACACTGAACCCAAGCTAGGATACACAAGAGACTCGCCAGGATTCTTGAGACTGGTGAATATTCTTGTAGGACTTACAGCAGAGGAACGTAAAGCCTTCTTGCAGTTTACAACAGGATGCTCCTCATTGCCTCCTGGTGGCCTGGCCAATCTACATCCTCGCTTGACTGTGGTTCGCAAG GTTGATGCTGGTGACGGCTCCTACCCGTCCGTTAATACATGTGTCCATTACCTGAAGTTACCAGATTACTCTTCGGAAAATATAATGAAGGAAAGGCTCCTTGCAGCCACTCGTGAGAAGGGCTTCCATCTcaactaa